The following coding sequences lie in one Deltaproteobacteria bacterium genomic window:
- a CDS encoding PKD domain-containing protein, with protein sequence MKWRGLVFAALLAIAALAASPAGATVWGPDGGGYRADDEATFDWQSMSGATDTLANQDDEEYGPFPIGFTFSFYGQDFTEFYVSTNGYITFDATTSGHVTYNDFQTADYYDWIAVFAGDRAVYAGAPTNGLIEYKTVGSAPNRMLVVQFTNLWQSYDIEENLMDAQVILYETSNDILTQWDNMDISPYPGLVGIESTAGESWLTPSDYNRLWVNEGDAVLFTASGDLGVTSVNLEQSAGTAGRTFTHVLRVAEFGGVTATSATYDVAVTAGDWGADLSDDEITVPAGGYFDVEVEVDIPADAQLGDADTFEISITEQKSGAAKATRTFTTSASANAYDVEPLPDPMAYAPAVYHNGLVYLIGGIDIDSANQTDDVLVYDPEADSWDTADFSLPEPTDEHLAEVIDGVLYVPGKNSTETLWAYDFGSDSWDMGLAPMPTGFTDANNGDSAVWDGLLYIACADGDNKKLIAYDPDADSWDELADLPTSGLNGSMQLEAVDGFLYAFGGYDNDFDGGAPTGDVFVYDIADDSWDTIEGEQSFAREYGGGFAHNGKLYLLGGGDANYDYALPEVNVFDTATKAGWSVYPGRLPIDKYGFAFAVVPGKGAYLIGGYYDTIETDQDEVYLLPLCENPAPDFSADATEVEVGVDVTFTSDNPVGACSYTSITWDFGDTETGAGEDAVHAYAAAGTYTVTMTVETLGGEGMVEKVEYITVTEPSDDDTDDDADDDTGDDDAGGDDDTTPMDDDGGDDDDDDDGGCCGC encoded by the coding sequence ATGAAGTGGCGAGGTTTGGTTTTTGCCGCGCTCCTTGCGATCGCGGCGCTGGCTGCGTCGCCCGCGGGCGCGACGGTCTGGGGCCCGGACGGCGGCGGCTATCGGGCCGACGACGAGGCGACATTCGACTGGCAGAGCATGAGCGGGGCCACGGACACGCTCGCGAACCAGGACGACGAAGAGTACGGACCATTTCCGATCGGATTCACGTTTTCGTTTTACGGACAGGACTTCACGGAGTTCTATGTTTCGACGAACGGCTACATCACGTTCGACGCCACGACGTCCGGACACGTCACGTACAACGACTTCCAGACGGCGGACTACTACGATTGGATCGCGGTCTTCGCCGGCGACAGGGCCGTCTATGCCGGCGCGCCGACGAACGGTCTGATCGAGTACAAGACCGTGGGCTCCGCGCCCAACCGGATGCTGGTCGTCCAGTTCACGAACCTGTGGCAGAGCTACGACATCGAAGAAAACCTCATGGACGCGCAGGTCATCCTGTACGAAACCAGCAACGACATCCTGACCCAGTGGGACAACATGGACATCAGTCCCTACCCCGGCCTCGTGGGAATCGAATCCACGGCGGGCGAATCGTGGCTGACGCCGTCGGACTACAACCGCCTGTGGGTGAACGAGGGCGACGCGGTGCTGTTCACGGCGAGCGGGGACCTGGGCGTGACGTCGGTGAACCTCGAGCAAAGCGCCGGCACGGCGGGCAGGACGTTCACGCACGTCCTCCGCGTGGCGGAATTCGGCGGCGTAACCGCGACGAGCGCGACCTATGACGTGGCGGTCACGGCGGGCGACTGGGGTGCCGACCTGTCGGACGACGAGATCACCGTGCCCGCCGGCGGCTATTTCGACGTGGAAGTGGAGGTGGACATTCCCGCCGACGCGCAGCTTGGCGACGCGGACACCTTCGAAATCAGCATCACCGAGCAGAAATCGGGCGCGGCGAAGGCTACACGGACGTTCACGACGAGTGCTTCGGCAAACGCTTATGACGTCGAACCTTTGCCCGATCCAATGGCGTACGCCCCCGCCGTCTATCACAACGGCCTGGTTTACCTGATCGGCGGCATCGATATCGACAGCGCCAACCAGACCGACGATGTGCTCGTCTACGACCCCGAGGCGGATTCTTGGGATACGGCCGATTTCTCGCTGCCGGAGCCGACGGACGAACATCTGGCCGAGGTGATCGACGGCGTGCTTTACGTTCCTGGCAAAAATTCCACCGAGACCCTCTGGGCATACGACTTCGGATCCGACAGCTGGGATATGGGCCTGGCCCCCATGCCGACGGGATTCACCGATGCGAACAACGGCGACAGCGCGGTCTGGGACGGGCTCCTCTACATCGCCTGCGCGGATGGCGACAACAAGAAGCTGATTGCGTACGACCCGGACGCCGATTCATGGGACGAACTCGCCGACCTGCCCACGTCGGGGCTGAACGGTTCGATGCAGCTCGAGGCCGTGGATGGATTCCTGTACGCCTTCGGCGGATACGACAACGACTTCGACGGCGGCGCTCCGACGGGGGATGTATTCGTCTACGACATCGCCGATGACAGTTGGGATACGATCGAAGGCGAGCAGTCCTTCGCGCGCGAGTATGGCGGCGGCTTCGCCCACAACGGAAAGCTCTACCTGCTCGGCGGCGGGGATGCGAACTACGACTACGCGTTGCCCGAAGTCAACGTGTTTGATACCGCAACGAAGGCGGGCTGGTCGGTTTACCCGGGGCGTTTGCCGATCGACAAGTACGGCTTCGCATTCGCCGTGGTGCCGGGCAAGGGCGCATACCTGATCGGCGGTTACTACGACACCATCGAAACCGACCAGGACGAGGTCTACCTGCTTCCGCTGTGCGAGAATCCGGCTCCCGATTTCTCGGCCGATGCCACCGAGGTCGAGGTCGGCGTGGACGTGACCTTTACGTCGGACAACCCGGTCGGCGCGTGCAGCTACACCTCGATCACGTGGGACTTCGGTGACACCGAAACCGGCGCGGGCGAGGACGCCGTGCATGCCTACGCGGCGGCGGGAACCTACACCGTGACCATGACCGTCGAGACGCTCGGGGGCGAGGGCATGGTCGAGAAGGTTGAATACATCACCGTGACCGAACCCTCCGACGACGACACCGACGATGACGCTGACGACGACACGGGCGACGACGACGCGGGCGGCGACGACGACACGACGCCCATGGACGACGATGGCGGCGACGATGACGATGACGACGATGGAGGCTGCTGCGGCTGCTGA
- a CDS encoding LEA type 2 family protein, producing MLNPRWRSVMVSAMLALLAACSASFQEPQTRLVDARIDSASVERIKTTFTVEIDNPNSVGAKVTEVRYTVFAEGVKVIEEKVRKDFEIKAKSKTRVDLPARITPSDLAAAGLAAALNRRVNYTLKGEVTIDTPIGDMTLPISDSGVLKW from the coding sequence ATGCTCAATCCACGTTGGCGATCGGTGATGGTTTCGGCGATGTTGGCGTTGCTGGCGGCATGCTCGGCGTCGTTTCAGGAGCCGCAGACCCGCCTCGTGGACGCGCGGATCGACAGCGCGTCCGTGGAGCGGATCAAGACGACGTTCACGGTCGAGATCGACAATCCCAATTCCGTGGGCGCGAAGGTCACCGAGGTCCGTTACACGGTCTTCGCCGAAGGCGTGAAGGTCATCGAGGAGAAGGTCAGGAAGGACTTCGAGATCAAAGCCAAGAGCAAGACGCGCGTCGACCTGCCCGCGCGCATCACACCGTCGGACCTGGCCGCGGCCGGACTCGCCGCCGCCCTCAATCGTCGCGTGAACTACACGCTCAAGGGCGAGGTGACGATCGACACGCCCATCGGCGACATGACGCTGCCGATCTCCGACAGCGGCGTGCTCAAGTGGTGA
- a CDS encoding DUF1566 domain-containing protein has protein sequence DSSDASDADDDADDDVEDDDTDDDADDEFDDDADDDTQTECDTWTDSTSGLTWIVDPAVTTPYTGLTWAEAVDFCESLACDGYDDWRLPTISELRSIVDGCNATKYGGECGVTDECLDFECGYGGEEYHCTGCGDGAGPSNGCYIKDNLEATCDSGSMLRTFWSNSPVENDSELEVWDIEFLKGGIKDARITDDDFANARCARGEFAPVKDK, from the coding sequence CGACTCGTCGGACGCGAGCGATGCGGACGATGATGCGGATGACGACGTGGAAGACGACGACACCGATGACGATGCCGACGACGAGTTCGACGATGATGCGGACGACGACACGCAAACCGAGTGCGATACATGGACAGATTCGACGTCGGGACTCACGTGGATCGTCGATCCGGCAGTGACGACGCCCTATACCGGTCTCACATGGGCGGAAGCCGTTGACTTCTGCGAGTCGCTCGCATGCGACGGTTATGACGACTGGCGGCTGCCGACGATTTCGGAGCTGCGGAGCATCGTCGATGGCTGTAACGCCACGAAATACGGTGGCGAGTGCGGTGTGACGGACGAGTGCCTCGACTTCGAATGCGGGTACGGGGGCGAAGAATATCATTGCACAGGATGCGGAGATGGCGCCGGGCCGAGCAATGGTTGTTATATCAAAGACAACCTTGAAGCGACCTGCGATTCCGGCTCGATGCTCCGAACGTTCTGGTCGAATTCTCCGGTCGAGAATGATTCCGAGCTCGAGGTGTGGGACATTGAGTTCCTGAAGGGCGGGATCAAGGATGCGCGTATCACCGACGACGATTTCGCGAACGCCCGCTGCGCGCGGGGCGAGTTCGCGCCGGTCAAGGATAAATAG
- a CDS encoding thioredoxin family protein — protein sequence MTMRIRSVRVFLTVVTVLAMAVASAFAAEPGAAPDDPTKPHVRAEMIADVDAVVPGAPLRLGARFDIDPEWHVYWQNPGDAGIPTEAKFVAPEGFTLAPTRYPAPEFFGAGTPLAGYGYEKEVVLFVDAVAPAQTAEAKVTFKAETSWLVCRHTCIPGSANVELTLPVKAAAGASKHVPLLQAAAASVPVTLDTLAGFDVKGTLSEERIAADRDFSAKFVVTAPPGATIAPLAAANRPFLIPGPMTGYEVTSVEPDAKPGEAKNAVAATIMAKTFPGEGADERIGGVFQFRLTDAAGSRDIALYHDMPLPRGTAAAPAPSAAPVAPIAPAAPAPLARVALMLAFALIGGVILNIMPCVLPVISIKIFSLVKHADYTRAEIRRHGLAYTGGIVLSFVVLATVVAALKSSGEAVGWGFQFQSPLFVALLAAFVFVFALSMLGVFEIVGPGRAVEKAERVAEHATKKIVKATLHAEADTSGEGVAGSFLSGIFATVLATPCTAPFLGAALGFAFTQPLPFIFATFVMVGLGLALPFLLLAFVPAWTRFLPRPGDWMNTFKAIMGFLLVATVVWLLDVLGQQVGPSGLTRVIGYLALLSVSVWIWGRWGNLMRTNSVRLRAAAIAAAIAVAGAFLLHFEPFAMAGSDAFDGDGIAWQKFSEEKVDQLVASGKPVFIDFTAAWCWTCKVNEKAVIETDEIRAALEKHGFAALKGDWTNKDPAITAYLKRHGRAGVPMYVVISPKSPDAPNVLPEVITKDMVLTALAAAAGG from the coding sequence ATGACAATGCGGATTCGGTCGGTGCGAGTTTTCCTGACGGTGGTGACAGTTCTCGCGATGGCCGTGGCAAGCGCCTTCGCGGCCGAGCCCGGCGCGGCGCCCGACGACCCCACGAAGCCCCACGTGCGTGCGGAGATGATTGCGGACGTGGATGCGGTCGTGCCGGGCGCGCCGCTGCGCCTCGGCGCGCGATTCGACATCGATCCCGAGTGGCACGTCTACTGGCAGAACCCCGGCGACGCGGGAATCCCCACCGAGGCGAAGTTCGTCGCACCGGAGGGGTTCACGCTCGCGCCGACGCGGTATCCCGCCCCCGAATTTTTCGGTGCGGGCACGCCGCTCGCCGGTTACGGCTACGAAAAAGAGGTCGTGCTCTTCGTGGATGCCGTCGCGCCCGCGCAGACCGCCGAGGCGAAGGTCACCTTCAAGGCCGAGACGAGCTGGCTCGTGTGCCGCCACACGTGCATTCCGGGTTCGGCCAACGTCGAACTCACGTTGCCGGTGAAGGCCGCGGCGGGCGCGTCGAAGCACGTGCCGCTGCTGCAAGCCGCCGCCGCGAGCGTGCCGGTCACGCTCGATACCCTCGCGGGATTCGACGTGAAGGGAACCCTGAGCGAAGAGCGGATCGCCGCCGACCGCGATTTTTCGGCGAAGTTCGTCGTCACCGCGCCGCCGGGGGCAACCATCGCCCCGCTCGCCGCCGCGAACCGCCCCTTCCTGATTCCCGGCCCGATGACCGGTTACGAGGTGACATCGGTCGAGCCCGACGCGAAGCCCGGCGAGGCGAAGAACGCCGTTGCCGCGACGATCATGGCGAAGACGTTCCCCGGCGAGGGCGCGGACGAACGCATCGGCGGCGTGTTCCAGTTTCGGCTGACCGACGCCGCCGGATCGCGCGACATCGCGCTCTATCACGACATGCCGCTGCCGCGCGGGACCGCCGCCGCTCCCGCGCCGAGTGCCGCGCCGGTCGCGCCCATTGCCCCCGCCGCGCCCGCGCCGCTCGCGCGCGTGGCGCTGATGCTGGCGTTCGCCCTGATCGGCGGCGTGATCCTCAACATCATGCCGTGCGTGTTGCCGGTGATCTCGATCAAGATCTTCTCGCTCGTCAAACACGCCGACTACACGCGCGCCGAGATCCGTCGCCACGGCCTCGCGTACACCGGCGGTATCGTGCTCAGTTTCGTCGTGCTCGCGACCGTGGTAGCCGCGCTCAAGTCGAGCGGCGAGGCGGTGGGATGGGGCTTCCAGTTCCAGTCGCCGCTGTTTGTCGCGTTGCTGGCCGCGTTCGTTTTCGTCTTCGCGCTTTCGATGCTCGGCGTCTTCGAGATCGTCGGACCGGGCCGAGCCGTGGAAAAGGCCGAGCGCGTCGCCGAACACGCGACGAAGAAGATCGTCAAGGCAACGCTCCACGCCGAAGCCGACACCTCGGGCGAGGGCGTGGCCGGGTCGTTCCTATCGGGCATCTTCGCCACCGTGCTCGCGACGCCGTGCACCGCGCCGTTCTTGGGCGCGGCGCTGGGGTTCGCCTTCACGCAGCCTCTGCCGTTCATCTTCGCGACCTTCGTGATGGTCGGCCTCGGCCTCGCGCTGCCGTTCCTGCTGCTCGCCTTCGTGCCCGCGTGGACGCGCTTTTTGCCGCGCCCGGGCGACTGGATGAACACCTTCAAGGCGATCATGGGCTTTTTGCTCGTCGCCACGGTGGTCTGGCTGCTCGATGTGCTGGGGCAGCAGGTCGGTCCGTCGGGGTTGACGCGGGTGATCGGCTATCTCGCGCTGCTGTCCGTCTCGGTGTGGATCTGGGGTCGCTGGGGCAATCTGATGCGGACTAATTCCGTGCGCCTGCGCGCGGCGGCCATCGCGGCGGCCATCGCCGTGGCGGGGGCGTTTCTGCTGCATTTCGAGCCGTTCGCCATGGCCGGCAGCGACGCCTTCGACGGCGACGGAATCGCGTGGCAGAAATTTTCCGAGGAGAAAGTCGACCAGCTCGTGGCATCGGGGAAACCGGTCTTCATCGACTTCACCGCCGCGTGGTGCTGGACCTGCAAGGTGAACGAAAAGGCCGTGATCGAGACCGACGAGATCCGCGCGGCGCTCGAAAAACACGGATTCGCGGCGCTCAAGGGCGACTGGACGAACAAGGACCCGGCCATCACCGCATACCTCAAGCGGCATGGCCGCGCCGGGGTGCCGATGTACGTGGTCATCTCGCCCAAATCGCCCGACGCGCCGAACGTGCTGCCCGAGGTCATCACCAAGGACATGGTACTGACAGCGCTCGCCGCGGCTGCCGGCGGCTGA